From the genome of Emys orbicularis isolate rEmyOrb1 chromosome 17, rEmyOrb1.hap1, whole genome shotgun sequence, one region includes:
- the HSPB1 gene encoding heat shock protein beta-1 produces the protein MSERRVPFTFLRSPSWDPWRDWYLGSRLFDQPFGMPHILEDWGKWPSSTSWPGYLRLMPSQAAEPVAVASPIVTSPTSPNPAYSRALSRQLSSGVSEIRQTSDGWKVALDVNYFAPEELLVKTKDGVVEITGKHEEKQDEHGFISRCFTRKYTLPPGIDATSVRSSLSPDGMLTVEAPLPKPAIQSAEITIPVTFESHAQITPTDTKKPEEAAKK, from the exons ATGTCAGAGCGCCGGGTGCCCTTCACTTTCCTCCGCAGCCCCAGCTGGGACCCCTGGCGGGACTGGTACCTGGGCAGCCGGCTCTTCGACCAGCCCTTCGGCATGCCCCACATTCTCGAGGACTGGGGCAAGTGGCCGAGCAGCACCAGCTGGCCGGGTTACCTCCGCCTGATGCCCAGCCAGGCTGCCGAGCCGGTAGCTGTCGCCAGCCCCATCGTCACCTCGCCAACCTCCCCCAACCCGGCCTACAGCCGGGCCCTGAGCCGCCAGCTAAGCAGCGGCGTCTCGGAGATCCGGCAGACCTCGGACGGCTGGAAGGTTGCCCTGGACGTCAACTACTTTgccccggaggagctgctggtgaAGACCAAGGATGGCGTGGTGGAGATCACCG GCAAACACGAGGAGAAGCAGGACGAGCACGGCTTCATCTCCAGGTGCTTCACCAGAAAATACAC CCTGCCCCCTGGCATCGATGCCACCTCGGTCCGCTCCTCGCTCTCCCCAGACGGCATGCTGACGGTGGAAGCCCCCCTGCCCAAGCCAGCCATCCAGTCCGCCGAGATCACGATCCCCGTCACCTTTGAGAGCCATGCCCAGATCACCCCGACGGACACCAAAAAGCCTGAGGAAGCTGCCAAGAAATAA